The Primulina eburnea isolate SZY01 chromosome 12, ASM2296580v1, whole genome shotgun sequence genome includes the window tttATGTAACATTTTTCAATTCGCGTGATTATAACATATTGACAGTTCTATCAAATTAATAAAGAtatttttcatccaaatattattCACAatgaaaaaacaataaaaatataattaatagaATAGTGAATATTACTAAAACCAAAATCacaatatatttaaatgaagtgCATATAGCATTGAAAAgtcacataaataaataaataaaacgtTAATGAAGCAATGGTGAATGAAAGAGTAACTAAGTAAATTAAcaatcaaactcatatctcacttaaataaataaataattaattaatgaagtAATGGTGAGTGAAAGGGTAACTAAGTAAATCATTAATGAAGTAACGATGAGTGAAAGAGTAACTAAGTAAATTcataattcaaactcatatatttatagatagtatagaagtatagatatagatatagatatagatacaattcttttatttttaaattaaaaaatttccagAAAACATTACAAAAAAAATCCGTAAAATCCGAGGTATAATACGTCGGAGACTCGGAGTCGAAAGTGAATCCGGGGGAGTTTTCCTGGAttgttataaatatataatttctcACTTTTTGTGGtagtttcgatttttttttttcatttttgtaatatttaatttaatatatctAATTTTCTTTATAAATAAACCCTTAAAAGTTGAATCCTCACATATttttttcacacacacacatatatatatatatatatatatatatatatatatatatatatatatatgtgtgtgtgtgtattggatatgtattttaaatgattttttagttAAAGTGTTCTTACACACAGATTAAAGTGTGTTTGGAAGTACCATCAGGGACGGACTCATCCCAAAGACTGGGTTGAGCTCCAGCCCAAACTTGATTTTTGgtcttatttaaaaatttagatggttttttttttaaaaaaattttagcccattttagcccataaatttaaaaaataaaataacattgAGTACAGCACAAATTTTAGCTCACATTTTAAtccaagagtgagtctcatgtgagaccgtctcacggattataatctgtgagacgggtcaaccctacccatattcacaataaaaagtaatactcttagcataaaaagtgatactttttcatgggtgatccaaataagagatccgtctcagaaataatacccgtgagaccgtctcacataaatttttaccttAATCCAAATTTTAGCCCACATTTTAATCCACAAATTTGTAGCCCAATATCGAAAATTTTTCTGGCTAGATACCTGAGTACCATAATTCTATGTATGTCAAGTTATCGTTGATCTTCCCGCCAGAACAATTCTTGCACAGCTTCATGTCCAGCATCTCCAATTATTACTGTACATTACTGAAGCAATGCTGCGAAATTCAGAATGTAAAACAAGCGAAAAGACTCCATGGTCGAATGATCAAATCCCTGAAAAACCCAGAAACCTTTTTGCTGAACAACCTCATCAATGCTTATTATAAGCTCAAAGAGATCAAGTATGCCCGCCACGTGTTTGATAAAATTTCCAGGCCAAACCTATTCTCGTGGAACACCATTCTTTCCGCTTACTCGAAGTCTGGGGACATTCGAAAAATGGAAGAGATATTTGGTTTGATCCCAAGAAAAGATGGGGTTTCCTGGAACTTAATTATTTCGGGGTATATAAAGTGTGGATTGAGTGAGAAAGCGTTGGAGACTTATAAACTGATGCTAAGACACGGGTTTGAGTATCTGAATAGAATTACATTTTCCACAGTTATCGTAATGCTGTCGAACAAGGGCTGGTTTGGTTTGGGCGGGGTTGTTCACGGGCAGGTAGTGAAATGCGGATTCAATTCGTACGTATTTTTGGGGAGTCCATTGGTGGATATGTATGCAAAATGTGGTTTAATCTGTGAGGCAAAACGTGTGTTTGATGAGATACAAGAGAGGAATGTGGTCTTGTATAATACAATGCTTATGGGTTTTTTAAGGTGTGGATTGTTGGAAGAGTCAGAAGTTATATTCCGATGTATGCCTGAGAAGGATTCGATTTCCTGGACAACAATGATTACGGGATTAACACAGAATGGGATGGACAGAGAAGCCATGGATTTATTCCGAGAAATGAGGTTGACGGGATTCGACATGGATCAGTTTACTTTTGGAAGCATTTTAACTGCTTGTGGAGGTCTTTCGGCTTCAAGAGAAGGGAAACAGATTCATGCTTATGTGAATAGAACTGATCATCTGGATAATGTTTTTGTTGCCAGTGCCCTTCTTGATATGTATTCAAAGTGTAGAAACATCAAATATGCAGAGCTATTGTTTAGGAAGATGGGATCCAAGAATGTTGTTTCTTGGACTGCTATGTTGGTAGGATATGGTCAGAATGGATACAGTGAGGATGCTCTTCGgatattttgtgagatgcaAAGAAATAACATTGAACCAGATGATTTCACTTTAGGCAGTGTGATAAGTTCTTGTGCCAGCCTTGCCAGCTTGGAAGAAGGAGCTCAGTTTCATGTTCAAGCACTAGTCTCAGGATTGATTTCCTTTACTACAGTCTCCAATGCTCTTGTGACGCTGTATGGCAAATGTGGGAACATAGAAGAGTCCAAACAAttgtttgatgaaatgaaatGGAGGGATGAAGTATCTTGGACTGCCTTGGTATCAGGCTATGCGCAGTTTGGGAAAGCCACTGAAACGATTGATTTGTTTGAGAATATGTTGACTCATGGTCTGCAACCAGATGGAGTTACTTTTATTGGAGTTCTTTCTGCATGTGCTAGGGCAGGATCTGTGGAGAAAGGTCtccaatatttttcattaatgacaGAAAAGTATGGGATTAGGCCCTTTCTTGATCATTATACTTGTATGATCGATCTATACAGTCGAGCTGGACGATTAGAAGAGGCAAAGAACTTTATTCTTAAAATGCCTTGCTCTCCTGATGCGATTGGTTGGGCTACATTACTGAGCTCATGCAGAAATCGTGGAAATTTGGAAATAGGTAAATGGTCAGCGGAATCTCTTCTCAAACTAGATCCACAGAACCCCGCTGGATATGTATTGCTCGCCAGCATATATGCAGCTAAAGGCAAATGGGATGAGGTGTCGCAGATTAGAAAAGGAATGAGAGATAAAGGTGTTAGAAAGGAGCCAGGATGTAGTTGGATCAAATATAACAAGAAGGTGCACATTTTTTCTGCTGATGACAAGTCAAGCCCGTTTTCTAATCAGATATATGAAAAGCTGGAAAATTTGAATGATAGGATGACAGAGGAAGGATACGTGCCAGATATGAGGTCTGTTTTGCACGATGTAGAGGAATCCGAGAAATTAAAGATGCTGAACCATCATAGTGAAAAGCTTGCTATTGCATTTGGTTTAATTTTTATCCCTCCTGGACTACCCATAAAAGTAGTAAAAAACCTTCGCGTGTGTAATGACTGCCACAACGCGactaaaatcatatcaaagatCACAGAAAGAGAAATACTTGTAAGAGATGCTGTACGGTTCCATTTATTCAAAGATGGAAAATGTTCTTGTGGAGACTTTTGGTAGTGGAACTTAATCGTATTTCAAAAGGTGGCAGTGATCATATGTGCAATAGTTATCCGCATCATTTAAGTCAGAACAAGAAAAGGTAGCCTTTTCTGAACTGATGTTGGGGTTGGAGATACAGGTGTGTTATTATTAGTATTAACGTTTTGGTCATTGATCGCCgtttcttttaaatttatcaTGTTTCTTAGTACTTATTCGGATTTTGATTTAGTAATGTGGGGTCTGGTAGATTACTGCTTTGGGGGCATGGCTTGATGAAGGACATATAAAACTCAACAACTATATTTGTttcttattttaaatgtttatatacCTGTTTTCATCTGGTGTATAATTTTTAGCTGTTTGGTACACATTCATTTGGTTTTTGTTTATTTGGTCTAGACAAAACATCTTAATGTTTAATGAAAACTTTGTTCTTAAAATCAAGATTGATTATCTGGGAAGAGAGGAAAAGAGTAGGGGGAAAAGGAAAGGAGGTAATTTCCTGATCCATACCAATGTACTTTCTGATGCAAGATCTTTTTCTCCCCTATGAAATCTTCACTTGGAATGTAGTCCTGCAATTTATTGGTTACGTACGGTGTTTTATGCTCTTAAACTATAAATTAGATTTTTTGGGTGGATTCCATGATTGagtcttgtgctgcaagattcTAATGGCTAGTTTTGTTCCTGCAGATTCATTATGATTCAACTGGGCTGGTGCTCTAACTATCTCCGAGATACCTGCAGTTGACAAGCAAACGTAGAGAGAGCGCTGAAAGTATTGCCAAATGAGAATTTTCCGATGATCAAGTAAAAAAACTGGATTTTCTAAGATAAGGGGTTTTTGCAAGTATGCTGATTAATGTAAATGAGACATATCTATCTATATAAACAAACTGGTAGGAATATCTCAGATTTTCTGGGATATTAACTACCTATGTCAGGTGGCGATCAGTTGAGCAATGAGTTGTCCCTCTCAGTCAACCTATTGATTCCCCTTTGGTGTAGGATATTTTCTGCGGTCTCAGCAAGTCAGCTGCCATCTTTTATTGTTAGGAATTTGGTGACTCTTTGGCAAGATCGGCACTTGGGGATCGGGTAGAAGGAGCCTGCTAGGTGCCAGGTCGACTGGTCATTAACCATACTCCATTCTTAACGGATCGGTGATCCATCCCCAGGTGTCGAGAAAAGAGAGAAGGAGATGACCTAGCTGACGCGTTATGTGGGGGCACCCAGCCGTGTCAGGGTATCAGCTGGCATTTCTGTTTCTTTCTGCCTATAACCATAGGCATTGTTGCTGTTATTGATCAAAGGGCTCCATTACAGTGCTCACACTAGTTCAGTCAGCAATCTGAATGGTAAATCTTAGCATAAACAAGTCGTTTTACAAACTTTTTAGACCCACTGATATAGGCAGAAAGGTTGTTCGTTGTGCTTGCAATATGATATCATTCCAACTCATTTATGTTGTTTTCGGATGTGTAAATTTTGTTCCCAGCTTTTAGAGTTCGTTTGGTTGGAAAAGGGACGGACCAacaaaagttattttaaaataaaccttAAAAAAGTACTTTTTGAGAAGCTAGAAATTATGAATTTTACGATCCATTTCTACTtctgtttaaaaataaaaacaaaatcacgacatttatttaattataattataaattataatatctGCTctacttttttaaaataaaaacaccGGCAAAAGCTGAATCAAACTGACTCCAAAGATTGTCTgcttttcaaaaattaaaatcccaACTACCAAACAGGTAGAATTTTTTATACCAAATTAAATCGGATTGGTTTACTAGGTTTATCTCAATATTGCTTGACTATAGTTTGTCCATGCAAATGTGAGATGCGCAAACCGCTGAAAATTTAGCCAAAATTGATGGTACAATCATCTGTTCCGGTAGTACCTTGATTGATTTATTCTGATTGTCCAGTGTTCAAATGTAACATTCGCCTCCGTTCATGTTCTTGATAGTGGATGCACGCCGTTCCCGTTCCCGTCCTCGGATAATGTTATAACAGTAATATAACATAAGAACCTCAAGGATGATATTTTTTTAGGGTATTTTGTTAATCATTCTGTGATGTATTTCAAATATACTTGCGGaggtttttttatataaaaaaaaatggtttACCAAGCCGATATTCCCAAATACCCctatttaaaaaaagaaatgaCTAGCCGGAAGTAAATCAAATCTACGATCCACTGAAGATAAACATGCTGGTAGCATTCTCAAAGTCTAAATGTTACTGCATTCGCTACAAAGAATGCAATCATCTTATCCAAGAACTTGACCACCTTCTTTGACATGGGTAACAAATTAGAACCAATTCTACAGTTGTCTCACAAGCATGAAGCCAGGACCCAAAAAACATACTATGGACTAAAGAATATGCATCGCATAGTGGCCAATGCTCATCCATCGAATTGATCTGTGAAGCTCGTATCATTTCCATCCTTAGCAAGTTTTCAGATTTTTGTAACTAATCAAAAATTGACTGGAGAATAAGAGCTCCTGTAACCCACTGAAGGTCCTCTGAATCTTCGAACCAATGAGAAATACAAACTCTGGAAAAAGGGATAAGAAAATTTAAGCATGTAGGTATGTGTGTGTATAAACATAAAGTGATAATACATAATTTTAAGACAGAAGTCTCATAGCAGAAGTACCTGTACTCTCTGCGGTAAGCTAGACCAAAATTCCAAGTTGGGAATGACCTGTCGAACAAGTTATATTAATTTCAACAGAAGCGGTGTATCGACTCAAACTGGCTACGTGCAAAACTAATTTTTTATATCACGAGAATATGTGCTCCTGCAATTGGTAGAAAGGCTATGTTTTATACACACAACATCGAGCATAAAGAATGCTGCCCCACAAGATGATGTTCAAAAGGTGAAAAACAGGAAGCCTACTTTCCCTTGGTAGGCACAAAATATAAATCCAGAAAACGATGAACGAGAAATGAGaaaaactataaaaaaaatatagagaAACTATACTTCACCTAAAGGGCGTAGTAAAACAAAACAGATGCATGCCAATAATCAACATACCGTTCTCCTCGGATAACATCATTAAAAGCAATCATTTTGGCATGCTCTTACAGATATTTTGAGACTcgtgaaaaaaataataatatgatacTCAGGAAAAACAGAGTCCGCAATAATAGAAAGTTATGGAGATGCCACGTACATCTATACCACGAATTCGCAGGAAGTAGTACCGGTAAACTGCACCAGCCAGCAGGTAAACTCCAAAGAGACATAAGACtctgaaaattaaattaaaaaggcTACACAAACTTTTATTGAAAGTACAAAACTTAAAAGATTTTACACTCAAaagcaatacatgatcattaagGTACCAAACCAGCCCAATCCACTACCATGAGACGATATAATCTTGGCACAGCCCGATGGATGTTTCAGTTCTGCAGTCTGTCAAATAAAGGAGTAAAAAACTTGGAAACTACAATTATTCATGCATGCATCAGGAATAATTTACCCAAAATTAATCCTCTAAAATACTGCCGTCCTTTTAtatgaaaaaaaatcaaactacttgACAAAAAACAGTGTCGAGTTGTAAAGTTTTAGAGTATGAATTTCCTAATAAAGGAGGTGTTGTGAACATATAGAACTGTAATCACAATCCTAAAAATCTGGATATCATTATGATATTGGTCCACTGATATTCTCAATATGGAGAATAATAAGAAAAGACAACTGTTCCTTCCCAACAGTTATAGTAGAGAAGGGACAATATTAGAAAGTGAGGCTATAGTGAGAAACGATTGGGTCCACGGGATTTTTTAAATGCTCTCTTCAATTAAATGACAATCTATATCTCCCACAACTATTATTAGCTCATCTACTACTTCTCAACCTTCATTTAAGCATCCATATTCTCAGAGAATTTTTAACACGAGGGACATGTTTATTCTAGGAGAATTTAGTCTTAGGGACAATGTTTGTTGCTTTTAAAGGTATGTGACAAACTTGTGCTACCAATTCCACCCTTCCACAGTCACACTTTGCAGTTTGAGTCACCCGAGTTTGAAGTGAAGATTGAAGGGTTATATCTGCGCATTACAGTAAAAAAGTTCAAGCCAATGGCATTTTAAAAGGACAATGTTATGTGTCGGATACTTACCATAAGCACAAAATAAACACTTGGCGTTGTGGAGTTTCCAATTCACCAAAAATGAATTATGCAGAATTAACATAAAGTAACATATGCTCCTATCGAACTAAGTCATTACTGTTGCAAAAGAATTTAACTGAACAAGTAAAGATGCATTAGGGAAATCAGCAACTGCACAATTACTGAATGAAACTCCACATTATATTCAGAAGCTTACATAATCACAAAACCCAACAGTTTCAAATGTCTGTGGAGCCTGCGAAATACCAATTTGAGGGCCAGAAAGCCAAATTAGTTTGGATAGAATATAAAGATCTCAGACAATGTAATAACAGAAAAATACCATACTTGGACTCCATTTGATTTACATATGACAGATACCGAGAGAGAACAGTTATGCTTCGGGCCATTATTCGTCATCTTAACAGTGATCCCCGTATGAGGGTTCTTTCTATCTGTTACAAATCAGTAATTGGGGAAATAAGTTGTTATGTAATGAATTTTCTCAACAACATCAGTGAAGACAACATTCAGTTCAAGTGTTCAACCAATAAGTAAACATATAGCCATGTTGGCCGTGAAATCGCCACTCTAAAAAGGCTAGAAAGCATTCAATCAAATCAAGAAAATTGGGTTCCTCTCTTATTTCTATTAGGAAGGATGAGAATACGAACTGACCGATGACATCCATGAGCATGGTCGATGAAAGACCAAGAGTTGTACATACTGGATAACCTACAGGAAAAGTATCAATCTGAAATCAAatttctaataataattaaatagttTAAGTCTTGGCATaaggaattataaatttcattgCATACTTCTTGTCAGAGTGTATCTTAGAAATTGCAAGCTCAAAGTATGAAATCAAGCGCGTGAATCTTTAGATTCCATGCTTGCACCATATTAATATAGCATTTTTTCACAATGCAACCTTACATTATTTTCTACGGCAGATTTCCACAGCCGAAAATACATTCTTTGCAAATCACACACTTCTACAGAATCTTGTATCTAATTCTAATATCCCAGTCCTTTTTCAAGAGCAATCTCAccattttttatgaaaataccaATTTCtagacaaatttttttaaatcaatgacaattttattttatatattaaagaAGTAAAGAATTAGAAAATTTACTAGAAcccaaacaaaaatattttaaaaacaaaaaaaaaccgCATTAGTTTTTTTTGCCTCtaaaaaactcatttttttatCGCAATAAAATATCCCATTATAGCAGA containing:
- the LOC140807731 gene encoding putative pentatricopeptide repeat-containing protein At1g68930 yields the protein MYVKLSLIFPPEQFLHSFMSSISNYYCTLLKQCCEIQNVKQAKRLHGRMIKSLKNPETFLLNNLINAYYKLKEIKYARHVFDKISRPNLFSWNTILSAYSKSGDIRKMEEIFGLIPRKDGVSWNLIISGYIKCGLSEKALETYKLMLRHGFEYLNRITFSTVIVMLSNKGWFGLGGVVHGQVVKCGFNSYVFLGSPLVDMYAKCGLICEAKRVFDEIQERNVVLYNTMLMGFLRCGLLEESEVIFRCMPEKDSISWTTMITGLTQNGMDREAMDLFREMRLTGFDMDQFTFGSILTACGGLSASREGKQIHAYVNRTDHLDNVFVASALLDMYSKCRNIKYAELLFRKMGSKNVVSWTAMLVGYGQNGYSEDALRIFCEMQRNNIEPDDFTLGSVISSCASLASLEEGAQFHVQALVSGLISFTTVSNALVTLYGKCGNIEESKQLFDEMKWRDEVSWTALVSGYAQFGKATETIDLFENMLTHGLQPDGVTFIGVLSACARAGSVEKGLQYFSLMTEKYGIRPFLDHYTCMIDLYSRAGRLEEAKNFILKMPCSPDAIGWATLLSSCRNRGNLEIGKWSAESLLKLDPQNPAGYVLLASIYAAKGKWDEVSQIRKGMRDKGVRKEPGCSWIKYNKKVHIFSADDKSSPFSNQIYEKLENLNDRMTEEGYVPDMRSVLHDVEESEKLKMLNHHSEKLAIAFGLIFIPPGLPIKVVKNLRVCNDCHNATKIISKITEREILVRDAVRFHLFKDGKCSCGDFW
- the LOC140807280 gene encoding uncharacterized protein; this translates as MKIGSISLNPQFLILVLVTTILNGICLDSVSALCEFSVKDKKKLYNYSLAAPLRKFPHGILSEDGFYKVSANGTVLWFQLCGSMIFNHDPPMCVGCKDCGGSSRCGMGCSALVSNKIEGYPVCTTLGLSSTMLMDVIDRKNPHTGITVKMTNNGPKHNCSLSVSVICKSNGVQAPQTFETVGFCDYTAELKHPSGCAKIISSHGSGLGWFGTLMIIVLCLFGVYLLAGAVYRYYFLRIRGIDVIPNLEFWSSLPQRVQSLYFSLVRRFRGPSVGYRSSYSPVNF